A window of Mytilus edulis chromosome 10, xbMytEdul2.2, whole genome shotgun sequence contains these coding sequences:
- the LOC139492649 gene encoding uncharacterized protein, translating into MLMQNIWEKNFNWDELLPDSTITEWVNIRKDIQEATKTVVPRHYFDESSDTNNDNVIHVFTDSSMKAYGACAYIVANGKSSLIMAKNRVAPLKQLTIPRLELMAAVIGSRLLAHIRNTLQITRAVLWSDSQIVLTWLSSKKTLKPFISNRVKEITELTEELTWRYCPSESNPADLMSRGITIDKFKDNRLWMHGPDWLTEEDNWPEWHTDEAIILSTIAQQEVVVDTVQATQNKFSIHMMQGIGNVIDLNRFNSFKKLLRITAYLRRFITNCRTRAIQTGMLNTIEIQNASITWIQYTQKKHYSEIIQDLQTGEGKKHNLVKQLKLYIAKDKLIRCDGRIHNAPLEEYTKFPILLPAKDKLTQLIIMDAHVTHFHSGLSSTVTLLRQTYWIPSIRQVIKSFMHKCVICKKVAGRPYSAPDPPPLPKDRLTEAPPFTVTGVDFTGALNVKTIDGLTSKVYICLFTCANTRAVHLEVVMNLSEETFILAFRIFASRKSLQYIVIFVTYDWCHTCKEAV; encoded by the coding sequence ATGTTAATGCAAAACATATGGGAGAAAAACTTCAACTGGGACGAATTACTACCTGACTCAACGATCACAGAATGGGTGAATATCAGAAAGGATATACAGGAAGCCACAAAGACAGTTGTACCCCGACATTACTTTGATGAAAGTTCAGACACAAACAACGACAACGTTATACATGTATTCACGGACTCTAGTATGAAAGCCTACGGCGCATGCGCGTACATTGTCGCAAACGGAAAAAGTTCGTTAATAATGGCAAAGAACAGAGTAGCACCTCTGAAACAACTGACAATACCCAGATTAGAATTGATGGCTGCCGTAATTGGAAGCAGACTTTTAGCACACATTAGGAACACTTTGCAGATAACCCGTGCAGTTTTATGGAGTGATAGCCAGATAGTTTTGACCTGGTTAAGTTCAAAGAAAACTTTAAAACCATTTATTTCAAACCGCGTTAAAGAAATTACAGAGCTAACAGAAGAGTTGACTTGGCGATACTGTCCAAGTGAGTCAAATCCGGCTGATTTAATGTCAAGAGGGATAACCATAGACAAGTTCAAAGACAACAGACTTTGGATGCATGGCCCAGATTGGCTCACAGAAGAAGATAATTGGCCAGAATGGCACACAGATGAAGCAATAATTTTATCCACTATTGCACAGCAAGAAGTCGTAGTAGATACCGTACAAGCTACACAGAACAAATTTTCTATACACATGATGCAAGGGATCGGAAATGTCATCGATTTGAATAGATTCAACTCATTCAAGAAACTTCTTCGAATTACCGCTTACTTGAGAAGATTTATAACAAACTGTAGAACACGAGCTATACAAACAGGTATGTTAAACACGATCGAAATACAAAACGCATCTATAACGTGGATACAATACACACAGAAAAAGCATTATTCAGAAATCATTCAAGATTTGCAAACAGGAGAGGGGAAAAAACACAACCTTGTCAAACAACTAAAATTATACATAGCTAAAGACAAATTAATTCGCTGCGACGGACGCATTCATAATGCACCTCTTGAAGAATATACAAAATTCCCGATATTGCTACCCGCAAAAGACAAATTGACACAACTTATCATAATGGACGCACATGTTACTCATTTTCATTCAGGATTATCGAGTACCGTAACATTACTACGCCAAACCTATTGGATACCATCGATACGACAAGTTATCAAGAGCTTTATGCATAAATGCGTGATCTGCAAGAAAGTTGCTGGTCGACCGTATTCCGCTCCAGATCCACCTCCTTTACCTAAAGACCGACTAACAGAAGCACCCCCGTTTACAGTAACCGGGGTAGATTTTACTGGTGCCTTGAATGTTAAAACCATAGATGGACTTACCAGTAAAGTATACATTTGTCTATTTACTTGCGCAAACACTCG